The Solirubrobacter pauli sequence CCCAGTCCGCTTCGGGCCACAGCGCGCGCTCCGCCGGGTCCCCCATGAACCAGCGCCGGAACACGCTCTGGTCGCCGACGTGCACGCCCATCAGCGCCTCGCCCATCGCGTTCTGCGCGAGCGTGTGGCCCAGGTCGTCGACGATCTGCGCGGGCGTGTCCAGCCGGTCCAGCACGCGCAGCAGCGCGGGCGTGACGTGGTCGCTGCGCCGCCCGCGCGGCGGTGGGACGTGGCCCGCGAGCTGGAGCAGGTGGTCGCGCTCGTCCAGGGTCAGCCGCAGCGCGCGGGCGATCGACGCGACCATCGCCTCCGACGGGCGCGAGCCGCGCCGCTGCTCCAGGCGCGTGTAGAAGTCGGTCGACATGTGCGCGAGTGCAGCGACGTCCTCCCGCCGCAGCCCGCTGGTCCGCCGGCGTGGCCCGGCGCGCAGCCCGACGTCCTCGGGCTGGAGCGCCGCGCGGCGGCGGCGGAGGAAGTCGGCGAGCGCGTCACGGTCCATCCCGGCACATGATCGCGCGAGCGACCGGCGCAACCAGGGACAGCTTGTCCCTGGCTGAAGCGGTCTCTGGTCGCGCGCGTCCCGCCGGCGCAGCATGCGGTCCATGACCAAGCTCGCCCTCATCACCGGAGCCAACCGCGGCATCGGCCGCAGCGCCGCCCTGCACCTCGCCCGCGACGGCGTCGACGTCATCGCCACCTACCGCTCGCACCCCGAGGAGGCGGCGTCGCTCGTCGCCGAGGTCGAAGCGCTCGGCCGGCGCGCGGTCGCGCTGGAGCTCGACGTGGCGCGCCCCGCCGGTTTCGCCGACGCCGTGCGCGACGTCCTCCCCCACTTCGAGCGCGACACCGTCGACTTCCTCGTCAACAACGGCGGCTTCTCGCGCGGCGGGATGATCGCCGACGTCACCGAGGAGGACATCGACGCGCTCGTCGACGTCCACTTCAAGGGCGTGATCCTGCTCACCCAGCAGCTGCTGCCGCTGCTCGCCGACGGCGGGTCGATCGTCAACCTGTCGAGCGGGCTCGCCCGCTTCACCTCGCCGCAGCGCGCGGTCTACGGCGCCGTCAAGGGCGCCGTCGAGGTGCTCACCCGCTATCTGGCGGCCGAGCTCGGGCCGCGCGGGATCACGGCGAACGTGATCGCGCCCGGTCCGGTGGCCACCGACTTCTCAGACGGCGTCATCCGCGACACGCCCGCGTTCCAGGAGCACCTGAAGGCGCTCACGCCGCTCGGGCGGATCGCGGTCGCCGACGACATCGGCGCCGCGATCGCGAACCTGCTGCGGCCCGGCAACGGCTGGATCACCGGGCAGCGGATCGAGGTCTCAGGCGGGATCCACGTCTAGCCGGCCGAGCCGGCGTGGGCGGCGAGCGAGCCCTTGCGCGTCTCGCCGCCCGGCACCGCCTCGTAGACGGTGATGTCGCCGCTGTCGCCGAACAGCTCCTGCGCGCGCTCGAGGACCGAGGCGACGTGGGGCGTCTTCAGGTGCGCGTCCAGGGCCTCGCGGGACTCCCAGCGCTCGATGAACGTGAGGCGCGAGGGGTCGTCGACGCCCTGGTGCAGTGAGTAGAGGATGCAGCCGTCCTCGGCGTGCGTGGGGGCGACGAGGGCCTTGAAGGCCTCCAGCCCTTCCGCCTCCTTACCGGGCTCTGCCTTGAACGAACCGACGACCACGACTTCGGACATGCGATGCTCTCCTCCGGCGGATGGAGCGCCGATCGTACCGGTAGAAGAGGAGTGCCGATGGGTCTGCGGATCAACCATGTCAGCGTCAACGCAACGGACCTCCAGGAGTCCGTCGACTTCTATGTCGACCTCCTCGGGGCAGAGCCGTTGACGACGCCGAACTTCGGGATCCCCGTGCAGTGGCTCGCGCTCGGGCGCACGCAGCTGCACCTGTTCGAGCGCGACCTCCAACCGACCAGCCATCACCACTTCGGGATCACCGTCGACGACCTGGAGCCCGTGTATCGCGCGGCTGACCGACGCGGTGCGTTCGACGACATCGCGTTCAAGAACCGCCTGGTCGAGCTCCCCG is a genomic window containing:
- a CDS encoding SDR family NAD(P)-dependent oxidoreductase, which gives rise to MTKLALITGANRGIGRSAALHLARDGVDVIATYRSHPEEAASLVAEVEALGRRAVALELDVARPAGFADAVRDVLPHFERDTVDFLVNNGGFSRGGMIADVTEEDIDALVDVHFKGVILLTQQLLPLLADGGSIVNLSSGLARFTSPQRAVYGAVKGAVEVLTRYLAAELGPRGITANVIAPGPVATDFSDGVIRDTPAFQEHLKALTPLGRIAVADDIGAAIANLLRPGNGWITGQRIEVSGGIHV
- a CDS encoding helix-turn-helix transcriptional regulator; amino-acid sequence: MDRDALADFLRRRRAALQPEDVGLRAGPRRRTSGLRREDVAALAHMSTDFYTRLEQRRGSRPSEAMVASIARALRLTLDERDHLLQLAGHVPPPRGRRSDHVTPALLRVLDRLDTPAQIVDDLGHTLAQNAMGEALMGVHVGDQSVFRRWFMGDPAERALWPEADWDLHSHRYAAGLRVAYGRDEEARAFVDGLLRESAEFARVWAEHEVKLPNSTRKRLAHPQVGLIELDCQILTAENQTELLVVFTATPGTEDAEKLALLGVIGTQQFAS
- a CDS encoding putative quinol monooxygenase; protein product: MSEVVVVGSFKAEPGKEAEGLEAFKALVAPTHAEDGCILYSLHQGVDDPSRLTFIERWESREALDAHLKTPHVASVLERAQELFGDSGDITVYEAVPGGETRKGSLAAHAGSAG
- a CDS encoding VOC family protein, which gives rise to MGLRINHVSVNATDLQESVDFYVDLLGAEPLTTPNFGIPVQWLALGRTQLHLFERDLQPTSHHHFGITVDDLEPVYRAADRRGAFDDIAFKNRLVELPGDVVQLYVRDPAGNLIEIDAPGKDRLPDDMRAQLKQLWDFYPHTDDQMSARLFVPD